One stretch of Qipengyuania gelatinilytica DNA includes these proteins:
- a CDS encoding MFS transporter, whose amino-acid sequence MQSIAKPRLSLLRIIEMNIGFFGLQFSFGLQQANMGPIYGFLGAEEATMPLLWLAGPMTGLLVQPIIGAMSDRTSSRCGRRTPYFLIGAIICSISLFLMPYSSTLWMAASLLWILDAGNNITMEPYRAYVADRLVPDQRSVGFLTQSAFTGLAQTLSYLAPTLLTSFVARDVLDANGIPVVVKIAFIIGAILSISTIVWSVWRVPELPMTDEEKSALADKPLTPAATLADIGTAIREMPKAMRQLSLAMLCQWYAMFAYWQYITFAVGRSLYDTSDPSSAAFRDATLTTQQAGALYNFIAFLGALVLIPVVRNLGARLTHAFCLTASGIAMLLIPGVETPASLFVLMLGIGIGWAGMMGNTYVMLADAIPPERNGIYMGIFNMFIVIPMLIQTLTMPLFYGPLLGGDPRNVLLLGGGLMILGAIATMFVDAGRPVPKVMQPEAG is encoded by the coding sequence ATGCAAAGCATCGCAAAACCGCGGCTTTCGCTGTTGCGAATCATCGAAATGAACATCGGCTTTTTCGGCCTGCAGTTCAGTTTCGGGCTGCAGCAGGCGAACATGGGGCCGATCTACGGCTTCCTTGGAGCGGAAGAGGCGACCATGCCGCTGCTCTGGCTGGCGGGACCGATGACCGGTTTGCTGGTGCAGCCGATTATCGGCGCGATGAGCGACCGCACCTCCTCGCGTTGTGGCAGGCGCACTCCCTACTTCCTGATCGGCGCGATCATCTGTTCGATCAGCCTGTTCCTGATGCCCTATTCCAGCACGCTCTGGATGGCGGCCAGCCTGCTGTGGATCCTCGATGCGGGCAACAACATTACGATGGAGCCTTACCGCGCCTACGTCGCCGACCGCCTCGTGCCCGACCAGCGTTCGGTCGGCTTCCTGACCCAAAGCGCCTTCACCGGACTGGCGCAGACCCTGTCCTATCTCGCCCCCACCTTGCTCACAAGTTTCGTCGCGCGCGATGTGCTGGATGCCAACGGCATTCCGGTGGTGGTGAAAATCGCCTTCATCATCGGTGCGATCCTGTCGATCAGCACGATCGTCTGGTCGGTGTGGCGCGTGCCTGAATTGCCGATGACCGATGAAGAGAAGTCGGCTTTGGCCGACAAGCCGCTGACCCCTGCGGCGACGCTGGCCGATATCGGTACGGCGATCCGCGAGATGCCCAAGGCGATGCGCCAGCTCTCGCTCGCCATGCTGTGCCAATGGTACGCCATGTTCGCTTATTGGCAGTATATCACCTTCGCCGTCGGACGCTCGCTTTACGATACCTCCGACCCGTCCAGCGCGGCGTTCCGCGATGCGACCCTGACGACGCAGCAGGCCGGGGCGCTGTATAATTTCATCGCTTTCCTGGGGGCGCTGGTCCTCATTCCGGTCGTCAGGAACCTGGGCGCGCGGCTGACCCACGCCTTCTGTCTCACCGCCTCGGGCATAGCCATGCTGCTGATCCCGGGCGTCGAGACACCGGCTTCGCTGTTTGTCCTGATGCTCGGCATCGGGATCGGCTGGGCCGGCATGATGGGCAACACCTATGTCATGCTCGCCGACGCGATCCCGCCCGAACGCAACGGGATATACATGGGCATCTTCAACATGTTCATCGTGATCCCGATGCTGATCCAGACACTGACCATGCCGCTGTTCTACGGACCGCTGCTGGGCGGCGATCCGCGCAATGTGCTGCTGCTTGGCGGAGGCCTCATGATCCTGGGCGCGATCGCCACCATGTTCGTCGATGCGGGACGTCCGGTGCCAAAGGTGATGCAGCCGGAGGCAGGTTGA
- a CDS encoding FUSC family protein, translated as MNNPQNNSEFQQELDKSVPRQDLTSLEFWLVDGDATPWKSVAVNCLAILVPPLVLGLSFGMIAGIGGFMGAFPGTMGARRAGAFYTAPFVLLAIVAGYFTLHHEAWAPAIGAVLAMVAGLAGRRGVSMPAIISMVVWTIYTGSILPVEKDLVIAGAQIAGLAWSLTIIRLFGGGGDQTDSKPSRAYALIFGALFAVGIAFSTWVGQNLLAGHGFWFPLCLAILSLPPHTRYFTRAVKRVIGTALGCTLAYLIGSLTPPPLLVGAIAITGFVFTQRYIPKSQIFGSASITMAIILIISEHSPLKQLAVARLVDFAAGAGLAALLALCGVALLYLSDKEALRALQQR; from the coding sequence GTGAACAATCCGCAGAACAATAGCGAGTTCCAGCAGGAGCTGGACAAGTCCGTACCCCGGCAAGACCTGACTTCGCTGGAATTCTGGCTGGTCGATGGCGATGCGACCCCGTGGAAATCGGTTGCGGTCAATTGCCTTGCCATCCTGGTGCCTCCGCTGGTGCTCGGCCTGTCCTTCGGCATGATCGCAGGCATCGGTGGCTTCATGGGGGCATTCCCCGGAACGATGGGAGCGCGGCGGGCCGGGGCGTTCTACACCGCCCCCTTCGTTCTCCTGGCGATTGTTGCCGGTTATTTCACGCTGCATCACGAAGCCTGGGCGCCGGCGATCGGCGCGGTGCTGGCGATGGTTGCCGGCCTCGCGGGTCGTCGCGGCGTTTCGATGCCGGCGATCATCTCGATGGTCGTGTGGACAATCTATACAGGTTCGATCCTCCCGGTCGAAAAGGACCTCGTGATTGCCGGCGCCCAGATCGCCGGACTGGCATGGAGCCTGACCATAATCAGGCTGTTCGGAGGGGGCGGGGACCAGACCGATTCAAAGCCGTCGCGCGCCTATGCGCTGATTTTCGGTGCGCTGTTTGCTGTCGGCATCGCTTTTTCCACCTGGGTGGGACAGAATTTGCTGGCCGGTCACGGGTTCTGGTTTCCCCTGTGCCTCGCGATCCTGAGCCTGCCGCCGCACACGCGATATTTCACCCGGGCAGTGAAGCGCGTCATCGGCACGGCGCTGGGGTGCACGCTGGCCTATCTGATCGGCAGCCTGACCCCGCCGCCCTTGCTGGTGGGTGCGATCGCGATCACGGGTTTTGTCTTCACCCAGCGATACATTCCCAAAAGCCAGATCTTCGGCTCCGCCTCGATAACCATGGCGATCATCCTGATCATCAGCGAACACTCTCCGCTCAAACAGCTCGCCGTTGCGCGATTGGTGGACTTCGCAGCCGGAGCGGGACTGGCGGCCTTGCTGGCGCTATGCGGGGTGGCTTTGCTCTATCTCTCCGACAAGGAAGCGCTCAGAGCCTTGCAGCAACGCTGA
- a CDS encoding LacI family DNA-binding transcriptional regulator yields MPADRKPDDRPVRTITDLAKLAGVSPGTVSRALAGNSLVNAKTREKIEAIAREHGFRPNQMASRLRRQKTGVIGVIIPLGHEQKQQVSDTFFLTLLGHLADELTEKGYDLMLRRVVPASDEDWLDPFIGSGMIDGVIVVGQSDQFEHLEEVADGYRPMVVWGQHREGQRHCVVGSDNLLGGKLAMQRLVAAGAKRLAFVGDTNAPEFAARYSGASQVAQSFGLDLAELPAHLATSGMTTEIAALMEEAAGKFDGLFAATDLLALACLGELRKLGRDVPGDMKLVGFDDLPIAQQTIPPLTTIRQDIAGGARAIVQLLLRRIAGEETESIVMPPTLIVRGTA; encoded by the coding sequence ATGCCCGCAGACCGCAAGCCCGACGACCGCCCCGTTCGCACGATCACCGATCTTGCGAAACTGGCCGGTGTTTCGCCGGGCACCGTGTCGCGGGCGCTGGCCGGTAACAGCCTGGTCAACGCGAAGACGCGCGAGAAAATCGAAGCCATCGCGCGCGAACACGGCTTCCGCCCGAACCAGATGGCCAGCCGTCTGCGGCGCCAGAAAACCGGGGTGATCGGCGTCATCATTCCGCTCGGCCACGAGCAGAAGCAGCAGGTCTCCGACACCTTCTTCCTCACCCTGCTCGGTCATCTCGCCGACGAGCTGACCGAAAAGGGCTACGACCTCATGCTCCGGCGCGTGGTGCCGGCGAGCGACGAGGACTGGCTCGATCCCTTTATCGGTTCGGGCATGATCGACGGGGTCATCGTTGTGGGCCAGTCGGACCAGTTCGAGCACCTCGAAGAAGTGGCCGACGGATACCGGCCAATGGTGGTCTGGGGCCAGCACCGCGAAGGACAGCGCCATTGCGTCGTCGGATCGGACAATCTGCTCGGCGGGAAGCTTGCCATGCAAAGGCTGGTGGCTGCGGGCGCGAAGCGACTGGCATTTGTCGGCGACACCAACGCACCGGAATTCGCGGCACGTTATTCCGGGGCGAGCCAGGTGGCGCAATCCTTCGGCCTGGATCTTGCCGAGCTGCCGGCCCATCTCGCGACTTCGGGTATGACGACCGAGATCGCCGCTCTGATGGAAGAGGCAGCTGGCAAGTTCGATGGTCTTTTCGCCGCGACCGACCTGCTTGCGCTGGCGTGCCTCGGCGAACTGCGCAAGCTTGGCCGCGACGTTCCGGGCGACATGAAACTCGTCGGGTTCGACGATCTGCCGATCGCCCAGCAGACAATCCCGCCGTTGACCACGATACGGCAGGATATCGCGGGCGGTGCCCGTGCCATTGTCCAACTGCTCCTGAGGCGAATTGCGGGCGAGGAAACCGAAAGCATCGTGATGCCGCCGACGCTTATCGTTCGTGGGACCGCTTGA
- a CDS encoding DUF6629 family protein — protein MCISAEVNFAAAAVIGTVGIATLRHAEHPREVLLAAMPLLFALHQFIEGFVWLGLDGTIGDLALRNSALLFVLYAQAILPFLMPLSVLLIERPGWRRNVISVIVAIAFGLMIYMTYGVMGFQTQVAAEHHSIAYRNPETESLVTGALYIFVTCGALVLSGHKVVRWFGILNLIGLTVVAIVKQYAFSSVWCLYAAIISVMLYWQFSKGNIRWLRYRAEGEARGADGVGATASQSA, from the coding sequence ATGTGCATTTCAGCAGAAGTGAATTTCGCGGCGGCAGCGGTTATCGGCACTGTCGGCATTGCGACCCTGCGACACGCAGAGCATCCGCGTGAAGTCCTGCTTGCAGCGATGCCGCTGCTGTTCGCGCTTCACCAGTTCATCGAAGGGTTCGTCTGGCTCGGGCTGGATGGCACGATTGGCGATTTGGCGCTGCGCAACTCGGCGCTCCTGTTCGTCCTCTATGCCCAGGCGATCCTGCCATTCCTGATGCCTCTCAGCGTGTTGTTGATCGAGCGACCGGGCTGGCGCCGCAATGTCATAAGCGTGATCGTCGCCATCGCTTTCGGGCTGATGATTTACATGACCTACGGTGTGATGGGTTTCCAAACGCAAGTCGCGGCCGAGCATCATTCGATCGCCTATCGCAATCCGGAAACCGAGAGCCTCGTGACCGGCGCGCTCTACATATTCGTGACCTGCGGCGCTCTGGTCCTGTCCGGACACAAGGTGGTTCGCTGGTTCGGCATTCTCAACCTGATCGGTCTGACCGTCGTTGCAATCGTGAAGCAATATGCGTTTTCATCGGTCTGGTGCCTCTATGCCGCCATCATCAGCGTGATGCTGTACTGGCAATTCAGCAAGGGCAACATTCGCTGGCTGCGATACCGCGCCGAGGGCGAAGCGCGCGGCGCTGATGGCGTGGGTGCAACGGCAAGCCAGAGCGCATGA
- a CDS encoding NAD-binding protein produces MTALSRLRELSHFVIAAAVLAMGIFQLGSLWAELRTGGFTLDTLQKLPQIVESGLVSGGNRMVSGVFMVIMAPGLALRSRLAWVVVTMLVVIDIALWLTVSHTHFLFGSLELVLLAALYLFRAQFSHTSIAAASIFSTGSLFLVIAYGVLGSLIMGSQFSTPITDIGTAFYFTIVTMSTVGYGDIYPTSADARLYVISLIILGLTVFTAAISTVLLPFLQSRLHDFLAGKERAMKMSGHYVITSRSNLALNTCRELHERGESVIFIVDTAGEDLPGDAQVVTGNPTDIETLKHASGKTAKAIMALGEDDATNAFVVLAAKELQGSAQTVVAVNNTKNLAKVQRVQPDMVIAPTILGGELLAMALTGEDVSDQSLIDRLIKTGRTDGDDQVSDS; encoded by the coding sequence ATGACCGCACTTTCGCGCTTGCGCGAGCTATCGCATTTCGTGATCGCCGCAGCCGTGCTCGCGATGGGGATCTTCCAGCTGGGAAGCTTGTGGGCAGAGCTTCGAACCGGCGGATTTACGCTCGATACGCTGCAGAAGCTCCCCCAGATCGTCGAATCCGGACTGGTATCGGGCGGCAACAGGATGGTGTCGGGCGTGTTCATGGTCATCATGGCGCCGGGACTTGCCCTGCGGTCGCGCCTTGCGTGGGTCGTGGTGACCATGCTGGTCGTCATCGATATCGCGCTGTGGCTGACTGTTTCCCACACGCATTTCCTGTTCGGCAGTCTCGAACTTGTGCTGCTGGCCGCGCTCTATCTGTTTCGTGCGCAATTCAGCCACACCAGCATTGCGGCCGCGTCGATCTTCTCCACCGGGAGCCTGTTTCTGGTAATCGCCTATGGGGTGCTCGGAAGCCTCATCATGGGCAGCCAGTTTTCCACCCCGATCACCGACATCGGTACGGCTTTCTATTTCACCATCGTGACCATGTCGACGGTGGGGTATGGCGATATCTACCCGACGAGTGCGGACGCCCGGCTGTATGTAATTTCGCTTATCATTCTGGGCCTGACCGTGTTCACCGCCGCAATCAGTACGGTGTTGCTGCCCTTCTTGCAGAGCCGTCTGCACGATTTCCTCGCCGGAAAGGAAAGAGCCATGAAAATGTCTGGTCATTATGTCATCACCAGCAGGTCGAACCTTGCGCTCAATACGTGCCGCGAGCTGCACGAGCGCGGAGAGAGCGTTATCTTCATCGTCGATACCGCGGGCGAAGATCTGCCCGGCGATGCGCAGGTGGTTACCGGCAACCCCACCGACATCGAAACGCTGAAACACGCATCGGGCAAGACCGCGAAGGCCATCATGGCGCTGGGCGAAGACGATGCCACCAATGCCTTCGTCGTCCTGGCGGCGAAGGAATTACAGGGGTCTGCGCAAACCGTGGTGGCGGTCAACAACACCAAGAACCTGGCCAAGGTGCAGCGGGTCCAGCCCGACATGGTGATCGCGCCGACCATCCTGGGGGGCGAATTACTGGCCATGGCGCTGACCGGCGAAGACGTGTCGGACCAGAGCCTGATCGATCGGCTGATCAAGACGGGTAGAACAGATGGCGACGACCAGGTTTCAGATTCCTGA